Proteins co-encoded in one Malus domestica chromosome 09, GDT2T_hap1 genomic window:
- the LOC103442376 gene encoding SPX domain-containing protein 4 produces the protein MKFGKKFRTHLEETLPEWRDKFLCYNLLKKLLKGFPATAAAIAAVDSLPRQLEFQRQPADAHPAAADGGDGGFHPLAGLQDWFVAILNEELEKLNNFYVDKEEEFVIRFQELKGRIESVNERSSRGGVFTSESEFSEEVMDIRKDFVTIHGEMVLLKNYSSLNFAGLVKILKKYDKRTGGVLRVRFTQLAVRQPFFTTEPLTRLVRECEANLELLFPLEAEIIEGTPTTQDETTPDTGHSNPQSNASANIASETPSNMEANMEANTDIYRGTVAAIKAIQGLQNPSSTSSPWSLSNHLRSQDEESSGAVTAENSTSNSVGSWQSEEEDDQL, from the exons ATGAAATTCGGGAAGAAGTTCAGGACCCACCTGGAGGAGACGCTCCCGGAGTGGAGGGACAAGTTCCTCTGCTACAATCTCCTGAAGAAGCTCCTCAAGGGCTTCCCTGCCACCGCGGCTGCCATAGCCGCGGTGGATTCCCTCCCTCGCCAACTCGAGTTTCAGCGCCAGCCGGCAGATGCCCATCCGGCCGCTGCTGATGGAGGTGATGGTGGGTTCCACCCTTTGGCCGGACTCCAGGATTGGTTCGTTGCGATTCTGAATGAGGAGCTGGAGAAGTTAAACAATTTCTATGTGGATAAGGAGGAGGAGTTCGTTATCCGTTTCCAG GAACTGAAAGGAAGAATCGAGAGCGTCAATGAAAGGAGCAGCAGGGGTGGTGTATTTACATCAGAGAGCGAGTTCAGTGAAGAAGTGATGGACATCCGTAAGGACTTTGTCACCATCCACGGGGAGATGGTGCTTCTAAAAAATTATAGCTCGTTGAATTTTGCAG GGCTTGTCAAAATTCTAAAGAAGTACGATAAGCGAACTGGAGGAGTGTTGCGTGTACGTTTCACGCAACTAGCCGTACGCCAGCCTTTCTTTACAACAGAACCTCTCACGAGGCTAGTCCGTGAATGCGAGGCAAATCTCGAGCTTCTCTTCCCTTTGGAAGCGGAAATCATTGAAGGTACACCAACCACACAAGATGAAACCACCCCAGACACAGGTCACTCAAACCCACAATCCAATGCTTCGGCAAATATTGCATCTGAGACACCTTCAAACATGGAGGCAAACATGGAGGCAAACACGGATATATATCGTGGGACTGTTGCTGCAATCAAAGCCATTCAAGGCCTTCAAAACCCAAGCTCCACTTCCAGCCCATGGTCGCTTTCAAATCACTTAAGAAGCCAGGACGAGGAGAGCAGCGGTGCTGTCACAGCCGAAAATTCTACGTCAAACTCTGTAGGCAGCTGGCAGAGCGAAGAGGAGGATGACCAGTTGTAG
- the LOC103442374 gene encoding phosphate transporter PHO1 homolog 9-like isoform X1 yields MKFGKEFVSQMVPEWREAYMDYNSLKLIIKDILRFRKKYASSTPMATTPAGSVLKRRVSLYRAFSGLTSRQRGSLRKMEDEEILVAEEGEEGQWQTRFLMPSEDGGEFEEVFFRSLDDEFNKVNCFYKKKVGEVVEEAEELSRQMDGLIALRLKVDNPKVDIGGGSELASNGISSVSFVHPSGRKTGGKDMDVIQEVEMSNEGEILEEDEERGIEELETADRKPNRGTVDIKGFKPQPLEVLNHIKINVVPETPVSTIKSIFQPNTKPDLSFSKKELKKVEEQMTQAFSEFYKKLRLLKSYCFLNQLAFSKIMKKYDKFSSRPASKAYLNMVDNSYLGSSDEVTRLMERVESTFIKHFANGNRRKGMKTLRPKTKREKHRNTFFLGLLFGGSIALAVAIIVLMHARNILKSNGHDLYMENIFPLYSLFGFIVLHLIMFSGNIFFWRRYRVNYPFIFGFNQGSEIGYRQLFLISSGLAILALAGTISNLDMELDPRTKSYVAVKELVPLGLVIVVLLIMVCPFNIIYRSSRYFLLLCIFRCLLAPLYKVTLPDFFLADQLTSQVQAFRSLEFYVCYYGWGDFKKRSHNCLDSHVFKSFYFIVAIIPYWMRSLQCVRRLIEEKDRMQGLNALKYFSTIVAVAMRTSFDMKAGMTWKILAIVSSVVATVFGTYWDIVIDWGLLQRNSKNPWLRDKLLVSNHNVYFVAMGLNVLLRLAWMQSVLGIRGAPFVHRTALITIVACLEIIRRGIWNFFRLENEHLNNVGKYRAFKSVPLPFNYDRDHTRSG; encoded by the exons atgaagttcGGAAAAGAGTTCGTTTCGCAAATGGTGCCGGAATGGCGAGAAGCATACATGGACTACAACTCTCTCAAGCTTATCATAAAAGACATCCTGCGTTTCCGGAAGAAATATGCATCATCAACACCAATGGCCACGACGCCGGCAGGGTCGGTACTAAAGCGGAGGGTGTCACTCTACAGAGCATTCAGTGGGCTGACAAGCCGACAACGCGGCTCGCTGAGGAAGATGGAGGACGAGGAGATACTTGTGGCTGAAGAAGGGGAGGAAGGGCAGTGGCAGACAAGGTTCTTGATGCCGTCCGAGGACGGAGGAGAGTTTGAGGAGGTGTTTTTTAGGAGCCTGGACGATGAGTTTAACAAAGTGAATTGCTTTTACAAGAAGAAAGTTGGGGAAGTTGTGGAGGAGGCTGAGGAGTTGAGTAGGCAGATGGATGGTTTGATCGCTCTTAGGTTAAAGGTTGATAATCCAAAGGTGGATATTGGAGGAGGAAGTGAATTGGCAAGCAATGGGATTTCTTCAGTCTCATTTGTTCATCCAAGTGGTAGAAAAACAG GAGGGAAAGATATGGATGTAATTCAAGAAGTTGAGATGAGCAATGAAGGAGAAAtattggaagaagatgaagagagGGGAATCGAGGAATTGGAAACCGCTGACCGGAAACCCAACAGAGGCACGGTGGATATTAAGGGGTTTAAACCACAACCACTAGAGGTTTTGAATCATATAAAGATCAACGTGGTGCCTGAAACTCCTGTATCAACAATCAAAAGCATATTCCAGCCGAATACGAAACCCGACTTATCATTCAGCAAGAAAGAGCTGAAGAAAGTAGAAGAGCAAATGACACAGGCTTTTAGCGAGTTCTACAAAAAGCTCCGGCTTTTGAAAAGCTACTG TTTCCTTAATCAATTGGCCTTCTCGAAGATCATGAAGAAATATGACAAG TTCTCTTCAAGGCCTGCATCGAAGGCTTACTTGAATATGGTGGATAATTCTTATCTCGGTAGCAGCGATGAA GTTACTAGGCTTATGGAAAGGGTGGAGAGTACCTTCATAAAGCACTTCGCAAATGGAAATCGAAGAAAAGGAATGAAGACATTAAGACCGAAAACCAAAAGGGAAAAGCATAGAAATACATTTTTCTTGG GGCTGCTCTTCGGGGGCTCGATTGCACTTGCAGTAGCCATCATTGTGCTTATGCATGCAAGAAATATCCTTAAGAGCAACGGGCATGATCTGTACATGGAAAACATATTTCCGCTGTACAG TTTGTTTGGATTCATTGTCCTACATCTGATCATGTTCTCAGGGAACATATTCTTTTGGAGGCGCTATCGTGTAAATTATCCATTTATCTTTGGCTTCAACCAAGGGTCAGAGATTGGTTACAGACAGCTATTCCTTATCAGTTCAGGACTTGCAATTCTCGCATTGGCTGGTaccatctcaaatttggatatggagtTGGATCCGAGAACAAAAAGCTACGTAGCCGTGAAAGAATTGGTCCCCCTGGGCCTAGTCATT GTTGTGCTTCTTATAATGGTTTGTCCTTTCAACATTATATATCGTTCCAGTCGATATTTCCTCCTCCTGTGCATATTCCGTTGTCTTCTTGCTCCTCTTTATAAG GTTACCCTCCCGGATTTTTTCTTGGCAGATCAGCTTACTAGCCAG GTTCAAGCCTTCAGGAGTTTGGAATTCTACGTTTGCTATTACGGTTGGGGGGACTTCAAAAAAAGATCACACAACTGCCTTGACAGCCACGTTTTTAAATCTTTCTACTTCATTGTAGCAATTATTCCTTATTGGATGCGTTCGCTTCAG TGTGTGCGACGCTTGATAGAGGAGAAAGACAGAATGCAAGGGTTAAATGCGCTGAAATACTTCTCAACAATCGTTGCAGTAGCCATGAGAACAAGTTTTGATATGAAAGCAGGGATGACATGGAAAATCCTCGCTATAGTTAGTTCAGTTGTGGCAACTGTTTTCGGTACATACTGGGACATTGTCATTGATTGGGGTCTTCTGCAACGAAATTCTAAGAACCCTTGGCTGAGAGATAAACTCCTCGTATCAAACCACAATGTTTATTTTGTTGCCATG GGGTTGAATGTTCTACTGAGACTCGCTTGGATGCAGTCAGTATTAGGAATTAGAGGAGCACCTTTCGTCCATAGAACAGCCTTGATCACGATAGTTGCCTGTTTAGAGATCATCCGTCGTGGCATTTGGAATTTCTTTCG GTTGGAGAATGAGCACTTGAACAACGTCGGAAAGTATCGGGCGTTCAAGTCTGTACCCCTACCCTTCAACTACGACCGTGATCACACCAGGAGCGGATGA
- the LOC103442374 gene encoding phosphate transporter PHO1 homolog 9-like isoform X2, with translation MKFGKEFVSQMVPEWREAYMDYNSLKLIIKDILRFRKKYASSTPMATTPAGSVLKRRVSLYRAFSGLTSRQRGSLRKMEDEEILVAEEGEEGQWQTRFLMPSEDGGEFEEVFFRSLDDEFNKVNCFYKKKVGEVVEEAEELSRQMDGLIALRLKVDNPKVDIGGGSELASNGISSVSFVHPSGRKTGKDMDVIQEVEMSNEGEILEEDEERGIEELETADRKPNRGTVDIKGFKPQPLEVLNHIKINVVPETPVSTIKSIFQPNTKPDLSFSKKELKKVEEQMTQAFSEFYKKLRLLKSYCFLNQLAFSKIMKKYDKFSSRPASKAYLNMVDNSYLGSSDEVTRLMERVESTFIKHFANGNRRKGMKTLRPKTKREKHRNTFFLGLLFGGSIALAVAIIVLMHARNILKSNGHDLYMENIFPLYSLFGFIVLHLIMFSGNIFFWRRYRVNYPFIFGFNQGSEIGYRQLFLISSGLAILALAGTISNLDMELDPRTKSYVAVKELVPLGLVIVVLLIMVCPFNIIYRSSRYFLLLCIFRCLLAPLYKVTLPDFFLADQLTSQVQAFRSLEFYVCYYGWGDFKKRSHNCLDSHVFKSFYFIVAIIPYWMRSLQCVRRLIEEKDRMQGLNALKYFSTIVAVAMRTSFDMKAGMTWKILAIVSSVVATVFGTYWDIVIDWGLLQRNSKNPWLRDKLLVSNHNVYFVAMGLNVLLRLAWMQSVLGIRGAPFVHRTALITIVACLEIIRRGIWNFFRLENEHLNNVGKYRAFKSVPLPFNYDRDHTRSG, from the exons atgaagttcGGAAAAGAGTTCGTTTCGCAAATGGTGCCGGAATGGCGAGAAGCATACATGGACTACAACTCTCTCAAGCTTATCATAAAAGACATCCTGCGTTTCCGGAAGAAATATGCATCATCAACACCAATGGCCACGACGCCGGCAGGGTCGGTACTAAAGCGGAGGGTGTCACTCTACAGAGCATTCAGTGGGCTGACAAGCCGACAACGCGGCTCGCTGAGGAAGATGGAGGACGAGGAGATACTTGTGGCTGAAGAAGGGGAGGAAGGGCAGTGGCAGACAAGGTTCTTGATGCCGTCCGAGGACGGAGGAGAGTTTGAGGAGGTGTTTTTTAGGAGCCTGGACGATGAGTTTAACAAAGTGAATTGCTTTTACAAGAAGAAAGTTGGGGAAGTTGTGGAGGAGGCTGAGGAGTTGAGTAGGCAGATGGATGGTTTGATCGCTCTTAGGTTAAAGGTTGATAATCCAAAGGTGGATATTGGAGGAGGAAGTGAATTGGCAAGCAATGGGATTTCTTCAGTCTCATTTGTTCATCCAAGTGGTAGAAAAACAG GGAAAGATATGGATGTAATTCAAGAAGTTGAGATGAGCAATGAAGGAGAAAtattggaagaagatgaagagagGGGAATCGAGGAATTGGAAACCGCTGACCGGAAACCCAACAGAGGCACGGTGGATATTAAGGGGTTTAAACCACAACCACTAGAGGTTTTGAATCATATAAAGATCAACGTGGTGCCTGAAACTCCTGTATCAACAATCAAAAGCATATTCCAGCCGAATACGAAACCCGACTTATCATTCAGCAAGAAAGAGCTGAAGAAAGTAGAAGAGCAAATGACACAGGCTTTTAGCGAGTTCTACAAAAAGCTCCGGCTTTTGAAAAGCTACTG TTTCCTTAATCAATTGGCCTTCTCGAAGATCATGAAGAAATATGACAAG TTCTCTTCAAGGCCTGCATCGAAGGCTTACTTGAATATGGTGGATAATTCTTATCTCGGTAGCAGCGATGAA GTTACTAGGCTTATGGAAAGGGTGGAGAGTACCTTCATAAAGCACTTCGCAAATGGAAATCGAAGAAAAGGAATGAAGACATTAAGACCGAAAACCAAAAGGGAAAAGCATAGAAATACATTTTTCTTGG GGCTGCTCTTCGGGGGCTCGATTGCACTTGCAGTAGCCATCATTGTGCTTATGCATGCAAGAAATATCCTTAAGAGCAACGGGCATGATCTGTACATGGAAAACATATTTCCGCTGTACAG TTTGTTTGGATTCATTGTCCTACATCTGATCATGTTCTCAGGGAACATATTCTTTTGGAGGCGCTATCGTGTAAATTATCCATTTATCTTTGGCTTCAACCAAGGGTCAGAGATTGGTTACAGACAGCTATTCCTTATCAGTTCAGGACTTGCAATTCTCGCATTGGCTGGTaccatctcaaatttggatatggagtTGGATCCGAGAACAAAAAGCTACGTAGCCGTGAAAGAATTGGTCCCCCTGGGCCTAGTCATT GTTGTGCTTCTTATAATGGTTTGTCCTTTCAACATTATATATCGTTCCAGTCGATATTTCCTCCTCCTGTGCATATTCCGTTGTCTTCTTGCTCCTCTTTATAAG GTTACCCTCCCGGATTTTTTCTTGGCAGATCAGCTTACTAGCCAG GTTCAAGCCTTCAGGAGTTTGGAATTCTACGTTTGCTATTACGGTTGGGGGGACTTCAAAAAAAGATCACACAACTGCCTTGACAGCCACGTTTTTAAATCTTTCTACTTCATTGTAGCAATTATTCCTTATTGGATGCGTTCGCTTCAG TGTGTGCGACGCTTGATAGAGGAGAAAGACAGAATGCAAGGGTTAAATGCGCTGAAATACTTCTCAACAATCGTTGCAGTAGCCATGAGAACAAGTTTTGATATGAAAGCAGGGATGACATGGAAAATCCTCGCTATAGTTAGTTCAGTTGTGGCAACTGTTTTCGGTACATACTGGGACATTGTCATTGATTGGGGTCTTCTGCAACGAAATTCTAAGAACCCTTGGCTGAGAGATAAACTCCTCGTATCAAACCACAATGTTTATTTTGTTGCCATG GGGTTGAATGTTCTACTGAGACTCGCTTGGATGCAGTCAGTATTAGGAATTAGAGGAGCACCTTTCGTCCATAGAACAGCCTTGATCACGATAGTTGCCTGTTTAGAGATCATCCGTCGTGGCATTTGGAATTTCTTTCG GTTGGAGAATGAGCACTTGAACAACGTCGGAAAGTATCGGGCGTTCAAGTCTGTACCCCTACCCTTCAACTACGACCGTGATCACACCAGGAGCGGATGA
- the LOC103442377 gene encoding transmembrane emp24 domain-containing protein p24delta7-like, whose translation MSRVNFGIILILGLMSTVAHSMRFDLQSGATKCISDDIKSSAMTVGKYAVVNPNEGSPVPDSHKLTVRVTSPHGSNYHYGDHVESGNFAFTAAETGDYSACFWVSDHKPSTTVTIDFDWKTGVAAKDWSNVAKKGQIESMELELKKLYDTVSSIHDEMFYLREREEEMQQLNRSTNSKMAVFSGLSLFVCLSVAGLQLWHLKMFFARKKLL comes from the exons ATGTCCCGAGTCAATTTTGGTATAATTCTGATTCTGGGGTTAATGTCGACGGTAGCGCATTCCATGCGGTTCGACCTCCAATCGGGCGCCACCAAGTGCATTTCCGACGACATAAAGAGCAGCGCCATGACCGTCGGCAAGTACGCCGTCGTCAACCCCAATGAGGGATCTCCTGTACCTGATTCCCATAAGCTCACTGTCAGG GTGACCTCACCTCATGGAAGTAACTATCACTATGGGGATCATGTGGAGTCGGGAAATTTTGCGTTCACTGCTGCAGAGACTGGTGATTATTCAGCTTGCTTTTGGGTGTCGGATCATAAGCCCTCGACCACGGTGACGATTGATTTTGACTGGAAAACTGGTGTTGCTGCTAAGGACTGGTCCAATGTTGCCAAGAAAGGGCAGATTGAA TCGATGGAACTTGAGCTGAAAAAATTGTATGATACTGTATCATCCATTCATGATGAGATGTTTTATCTACGTGAAAG ggaggaagaaatgCAACAACTTAATAGATCAACTAACTCCAAGATGGCGGTTTTTAGCGGCCTTTCTCTTTTTGTATGCCTGTCGGTGGCTGGTTTGCAACTATGGCACCTCAAGATGTTCTTTGCGAGGAAGAAGCTCCTCTAG
- the LOC103442378 gene encoding pentatricopeptide repeat-containing protein At2g20540-like yields the protein MPLPGQQQWQASLSFSLAYMAQNCLSMTHLKQIHGRAVVTDLHHHAIVLAKMFRFAAISPAGDLSYAHRLFDQMPRPNTFFYNTLIRGHSKSSSPSESVVLFNQMRLNCVDPDEFTFTFLLKSRSRMKIDAAPIVGSDEIHGIALKFGFCAHLFVQNALIHIYGARGITVAARRVFDEAVAPDVVSWSGLVIAHVRAGELEFARQVFDEMPERDVVSWTAMISAYSQAKYSREALDLFWEMNREGVMPDEVTMVSVISACADSADVETGICIHRYIDENGFLWMVSLCNALIDMYAKCGCMDRAWQLFNKMSRKSLVTWNSMISACANHGNADDAFGLFECMTAAGVALDGVTFLALLVAYTHKGLVDEGLKLFERMQTDYRIEARIEHYGCVVDMLGKAGRLEEAYRLISSMPIPGNDVVWGTLLAACRTYGDADMGERVVNRLLELKPDEGGYYILLRDIYVAAGRTMEANATRQSMKVNGASKTPGCSWVGA from the coding sequence ATGCCGCTGCCGGGGCAACAACAATGGCAAGCAAGCCTGAGCTTCAGCCTGGCCTACATGGCCCAGAACTGCCTCTCCATGACACACCTCAAGCAAATCCACGGCCGCGCAGTCGTCACAGACCTCCACCACCACGCCATCGTCCTCGCCAAGATGTTCCGTTTCGCCGCCATCTCACCCGCCGGCGACTTAAGCTACGCCCACCGCCTGTTCGACCAAATGCCCCGACCAAACACTTTCTTCTACAATACCCTCATCCGTGGCCACTCTAAAAGCTCGTCTCCTTCGGAATCGGTGGTTCTTTTCAACCAGATGAGGCTTAACTGCGTCGACCCAGATGAGTTTACCTTCACGTTTTTGCTGAAATCGCGGTCAAGGATGAAAATTGATGCTGCTCCGATTGTGGggtccgatgagattcatgggATTGCGTTGAAGTTTGGATTTTGCGCGCATTTGTTTGTACAGAACGCATTGATTCATATATATGGGGCGAGAGGGATAACGGTTGCGGCGAGGCGAGTTTTCGATGAGGCGGTGGCTCCTGACGTCGTTTCGTGGTCGGGTTTGGTTATTGCGCATGTGAGAGCTGGGGAATTGGAGTTTGCACGGCAGGTGTTTGATGAGATGCCTGAGAGGGATGTGGTTTCCTGGACTGCTATGATTTCTGCGTATTCCCAAGCAAAGTATTCGAGGGAAGCGCTTGATTTGTTTTGGGAGATGAATCGTGAGGGAGTGATGCCTGATGAAGTCACCATGGTGAGTGTAATCTCAGCGTGTGCAGATTCCGCAGATGTAGAAACGGGGATATGCATCCATCGATATATTGATGAGAACGGGTTTTTGTGGATGGTTTCACTTTGCAATGCGCTGATTGACATGTACGCAAAGTGTGGATGCATGGACCGAGCATGGCAACTGTTCAATAAGATGAGCCGGAAGAGCTTGGTCACTTGGAATTCGATGATTTCAGCATGCGCTAACCATGGCAATGCCGATGATGCATTTGGTTTGTTTGAGTGCATGACCGCTGCTGGTGTTGCACTGGATGGTGTCACCTTTTTAGCCCTTTTAGTTGCGTATACACACAAGGGATTGGTAGATGAAGGGCTCAAACTATTCGAGAGAATGCAAACAGACTATAGAATTGAGGCACGAATTGAGCATTATGGTTGTGTGGTTGATATGTTAGGGAAGGCAGGACGACTAGAGGAAGCATACAGATTGATTAGTAGTATGCCAATTCCGGGCAACGATGTTGTTTGGGGAACACTGCTTGCAGCTTGCAGAACTTATGGGGATGCTGATATGGGGGAGAGGGTGGTGAACAGGCTGTTAGAGTTGAAACCAGATGAAGGGGGATACTACATTCTCCTTCGTGATATTTATGTCGCGGCCGGAAGGACAATGGAAGCAAATGCAACGAGGCAAAGCATGAAGGTTAACGGTGCTAGTAAGACTCCCGGATGCAGCTGGGTGGGAGCATAA
- the LOC103442379 gene encoding uncharacterized protein At5g39570-like yields MPYYTHAGDEATDFDEYDPTPYGGGYDIYLTFGRPLDPSDETCYPNSSPSDDFDYERPQFSSYSEPSAYADEALEDEYTHYARPAHRPGPAVGFNPGGGHPEGEYEGRPQPAYGFQPGGEERPEFGSERPESGYGRKPEYGQSGSEYGSGYQRRPEADEPSSEYTGYGRKPEHEEPESEYGSGHGRKPEYKAPEPEYGSGYGRKPEYEAPESEYGSGYGRKPEFEAPPAEFGSGYGRKPSYGEESGYGEEPPRKPSYGEEGSYGEEPPRRPSYGRPSYETPESEERPSYGSSEFERPGHGEEPPRRTGYGDEPPPPRRTGYGDEPPPPRRTGYGDEPPPPRRTGYGDEPPPPRMTGYGDEPPPPRMTGYGDEPPPPRPSYERPSYEGQESGEYEKPSYGRSEEQKYGEEGYGRKKYGNDDSDDDEEKKQRRHKHHHRKSYDDE; encoded by the exons ATGCCGTACTACACGCACGCCGGGGATGAAGCCACTGACTTCGATGAGTACGATCCGACGCCCTACGGCGGGGGATACGACATTTACCTGACCTTCGGCCGCCCTCTCGACCCGTCCGATGAGACCTGCTACCCCAACTCATCGCCGTCTGATGATTTCGATTACGAGCGCCCCCAGTTCTCGTCGTACTCCGAGCCCTCCGCCTACGCCGACGAGGCTCTCGAAGACGAGTACACACACTACGCCCGACCCGCGCACCGACCCGGACCAGCTGTCGGGTTCAATCCTGGCGGGGGACATCCAGAGGGAGAGTACGAAGGCAGGCCCCAGCCGGCATATGGGTTCCAGCCTGGTGGGGAGGAGAGACCCGAGTTCGGATCCGAGAGGCCTGAATCGGGTTATGGTCGGAAGCCCGAGTATGGACAATCCGGTTCGGAATACGGGTCTGGGTATCAACGAAGGCCCGAAGCTGATGAGCCCAGCTCCGAATATACTGGTTACGGTCGGAAGCCAGAACACGAGGAGCCCGAATCGGAGTATGGATCTGGGCACGGGCGAAAGCCCGAGTATAAGGCACCCGAACCCGAGTATGGATCTGGGTACGGGAGAAAGCCCGAGTACGAGGCACCCGAGTCCGAATATGGATCTGGGTACGGGCGAAAGCCCGAGTTTGAGGCACCGCCAGCTGAATTCGGATCTGGGTATGGTCGGAAGCCGAGCTACGGTGAGGAATCTGGTTATGGCGAAGAGCCACCGAGAAAGCCGAGCTATGGTGAGGAGGGTAGTTATGGCGAAGAGCCGCCGAGAAGGCCAAGCTATGGGCGGCCGAGCTATGAGACGCCAGAAAGCGAGGAGAGGCCGAGCTATGGGAGTTCTGAGTTTGAGAGGCCAGGTCACGGCGAAGAGCCGCCGAGGAGGACCGGCTATGGAGATGAGCCGCCACCGCCTAGGAGGACCGGCTATGGAGATGAGCCGCCACCGCCGAGGAGGACTGGCTATGGAGATGAGCCGCCACCGCCGAGGAGGACCGGGTATGGAGATGAGCCGCCACCGCCGAGGATGACCGGTTATGGAGATGAGCCACCACCGCCGAGGATGACCGGTTATGGAGATGAGCCGCCACCCCCGAGGCCTAGCTATGAGAGGCCCAGCTATGAGGGCCAGGAAAGTGGGGAGTACGAGAAGCCCAGTTATGGGAGGAGCGAGGAGCAGAAGTACGGTGAAGAAGGCTATGGTCGCAAGAAATAT GGAAATGACGACTCAGATGACGATGAGGAGAAAAAGCAGCGCCGCCACAAGCACCACCATCGCAAGAGCTATGACGATGAGTGA
- the LOC103411374 gene encoding uncharacterized protein At5g39570-like, with the protein MTRYRSYYATKDTNDGADMFDEYDPTPYEGGYDMGLTYGRPLQPTEKTCYRHSSGSASDDSNEPEFPSCKESSAYDEEAVKEEYSSYARPSHEGDQYNIGKQNMGGGKEKGYGEGRKSRSFDDEESTPAGEGGYGRKKYSTSPGGSRSSWWPGCCTSDQAIQ; encoded by the exons ATGACGCGTTACCGCTCGTACTACGCGACGAAGGATACCAACGACGGCGCTGACATGTTCGACGAGTATGACCCGACGCCGTACGAGGGCGGGTACGACATGGGATTGACGTATGGCCGGCCTCTACAACCTACGGAGAAGACGTGCTACCGCCACTCGTCGGGGTCGGCCTCCGATGATAGCAATGAGCCGGAGTTCCCGTCGTGCAAGGAGTCGTCTGCATACGACGAGGAGGCCGTGAAAGAGGAGTACAGCAGCTACGCCCGACCGTCGCACGAGGGCGACCAGTACAATATTGGGAAACAGAATATGGGTGGTGGGAAAGAGAAGGGGTATGGAGAAGGGCGGAAAAGCAGGTCTTTTGACGACGAGGAGAGTACTCCTGCAGGGGAAGGAGGCTATGGTCGCAAGAAATAT TCTACGTCTCCTGGTGGCAGTCGATCATCATGGTGGCCGGGATGCTGTACTAGCGACCAAGCAATTCAGTAA